The following proteins come from a genomic window of Mariniflexile sp. TRM1-10:
- a CDS encoding sacsin N-terminal ATP-binding-like domain-containing protein, whose protein sequence is MNTTKGIFTQFERDELNKITAKSILEKLMNIRQKIDAEFTARRLVWELIQNAKDNVSLSNKEGERVNINISLTENEFAFSHNKGYFTNEHIRGLIRKYSSSDKNREADDLGKSHKVTGRFGTGFMTTHLLSEKVKVISHYKSDDLSLKPFSFWLNRSGKGEKEIIDGINEAFEEADTSITNSSSIRLDNEILRTSFIYPLSDKKKSLAAIAFEEVRKGIAYTLINVSDISSVTLCEDLVDEVIYSIKQTDTKSYLGSEILIFNLLVNGEETENYYVSTRNTSVQIILPILYNEESNNYSVQQLDGSIPRLHLDFPMIGTEDLHLPFIINSSLFEPTEPRDGVSLIDDDDNEFSKLNCKLVLQAVELYKVLLSYIEQNTNWGDLYNLARIKNPKQHSWIDNNWFCRNVVEDLRKKLLYINIVDITEDNRISMWNENGENQVYFPHASNRIVRKKLWKLLKKLYPQSVPMNHIEEWDEIIWSDCYSFSISNLSQEIEKIGSLSNLSEQLEKEEEKAITFLNDYYNLLNVEKNHVKEIATDEFAVIPNQLGDFQKKTKLYVDKNIDEEVKNVCSFISQNPREYLIHKRIFTGSGIEYHIKKQDDIISEINSIIKEGNNDNISDSCDYLASLFPDTNITEKRLSIFEFSRRVYPDDFSKKRKIIYPDDKLWEESDKKSLFYIVSKIANYKNIEKAVEELTFKDKGDFLIWLDSLILFLLKEKFENNINREKYPILPNQNGHFCSKEHLFLDDGNIDEILKDISEELGYDFRDEFLDKSIFLKLPENRTYTIENVAEKISAFVKPILRDIDKRKEHKETLKKLYVWMNENKEKSNTLFSDLFERRFLFLEDDDISLNMKKATELDQLLEEHGIENMEDLRIQLSKLTNNSNDFQENEDEKIDITREILVSLGISSPEQLEEAFKDPTISSRFYHTSTHTIDMFIYAQGLIERTKQNIIKLLENHPDYDCTDLEETAHTTLAGIIKNGVPIQIVTRPSDNGEVIVYYSSEKDTLDSDNSELWVDNGVDEPHILTLGRILKSTGINRIPINMN, encoded by the coding sequence ATGAACACAACAAAAGGAATTTTTACTCAATTTGAAAGAGATGAATTAAATAAAATTACTGCTAAGTCGATTCTCGAAAAGCTAATGAATATTCGGCAAAAAATTGATGCTGAATTTACTGCAAGAAGGTTAGTTTGGGAACTCATTCAAAATGCTAAAGACAATGTTAGTCTTAGCAATAAAGAAGGAGAAAGAGTGAATATTAATATAAGTCTAACGGAGAATGAATTTGCGTTTTCCCACAATAAAGGGTATTTCACAAATGAACATATCCGAGGTTTGATAAGAAAATATTCATCCAGTGATAAAAATAGAGAAGCTGATGATCTTGGTAAGTCTCACAAAGTAACTGGACGTTTTGGTACTGGGTTTATGACCACACATCTGCTTTCTGAAAAAGTTAAAGTAATTAGTCATTACAAAAGTGACGATCTATCTTTAAAGCCATTTTCTTTTTGGTTAAATCGAAGTGGGAAAGGTGAAAAAGAGATAATTGATGGTATCAATGAAGCTTTCGAAGAAGCTGACACAAGTATTACGAATAGTTCAAGTATTCGACTGGATAACGAAATTCTACGAACTTCTTTTATCTATCCTTTATCTGACAAAAAAAAATCATTGGCAGCAATAGCATTTGAGGAGGTCAGAAAAGGGATAGCGTATACTTTAATTAATGTTTCTGATATAAGTTCTGTAACTCTTTGTGAAGATTTAGTTGACGAAGTTATATATAGTATCAAACAAACTGACACTAAGTCCTATTTAGGAAGTGAGATATTGATTTTTAATCTGTTAGTAAACGGAGAAGAAACAGAAAATTATTATGTCTCTACTCGGAATACAAGTGTACAAATAATACTTCCTATATTATATAATGAAGAGAGCAACAATTATTCCGTTCAGCAGTTGGATGGGTCAATTCCTAGACTTCATTTAGATTTCCCAATGATTGGAACTGAAGATTTACATTTACCTTTTATAATTAATAGCTCATTGTTTGAGCCAACTGAACCAAGAGATGGGGTAAGTCTTATTGATGATGATGACAATGAGTTTTCAAAATTGAACTGTAAATTGGTTCTACAAGCTGTAGAACTATACAAAGTACTGTTGTCCTATATTGAACAAAATACAAATTGGGGTGATTTATATAATTTGGCGAGAATAAAAAATCCAAAACAGCATTCTTGGATTGACAATAATTGGTTTTGTAGAAATGTAGTTGAAGATTTAAGAAAGAAGCTTCTCTATATTAACATTGTTGATATCACAGAGGATAATAGAATTTCTATGTGGAATGAAAATGGAGAGAATCAGGTATATTTTCCACATGCAAGTAATAGAATTGTCAGGAAGAAATTATGGAAATTACTTAAAAAATTATATCCTCAGTCAGTTCCAATGAATCATATAGAGGAGTGGGATGAGATTATTTGGAGTGATTGTTATAGTTTTTCAATCTCTAACTTATCACAAGAAATAGAAAAAATTGGAAGTTTAAGTAATCTTTCGGAACAACTTGAAAAAGAAGAAGAAAAAGCAATAACCTTCTTGAATGATTATTATAATTTATTGAATGTAGAAAAAAACCATGTTAAGGAAATAGCAACAGATGAATTTGCTGTAATACCCAATCAATTAGGTGATTTTCAAAAGAAGACCAAATTATATGTTGATAAGAATATTGATGAAGAGGTAAAAAATGTATGTTCTTTTATAAGCCAAAACCCTAGAGAATATTTAATTCATAAAAGAATATTTACAGGTAGTGGCATTGAGTATCATATAAAAAAACAAGACGATATTATATCGGAGATAAACAGTATTATTAAGGAAGGGAATAATGATAATATATCTGATTCTTGTGATTATTTAGCATCTTTATTTCCGGATACAAATATAACGGAAAAACGATTATCCATTTTTGAATTTTCTAGAAGAGTTTATCCTGATGATTTTTCAAAAAAAAGGAAAATAATTTATCCCGATGACAAATTATGGGAGGAATCTGATAAAAAATCACTTTTCTACATTGTTTCAAAAATTGCTAATTATAAAAATATTGAAAAGGCCGTAGAAGAATTAACCTTTAAAGATAAGGGCGATTTCCTAATATGGTTAGATTCTTTAATTTTATTTTTACTTAAAGAGAAATTTGAAAACAATATTAATAGAGAAAAATATCCCATTTTACCTAATCAAAATGGACATTTTTGCTCAAAAGAACATTTGTTTTTAGATGATGGAAATATTGATGAAATATTGAAAGATATATCTGAAGAACTGGGTTATGATTTTAGGGATGAGTTTTTGGATAAATCTATATTTCTCAAATTACCTGAAAACAGAACGTATACTATTGAAAATGTTGCAGAAAAGATTTCTGCTTTTGTGAAACCCATATTGAGAGATATTGATAAAAGAAAGGAACATAAAGAGACCTTAAAAAAGCTATATGTATGGATGAATGAAAACAAAGAAAAATCTAATACTCTTTTTTCCGACTTGTTTGAACGGAGATTTCTTTTTTTGGAAGATGATGATATTTCTTTAAACATGAAGAAAGCAACAGAACTCGATCAACTATTAGAAGAACATGGAATTGAAAACATGGAGGATTTGCGTATTCAGTTATCGAAACTTACTAACAATAGTAATGATTTTCAAGAAAATGAAGATGAGAAGATTGATATCACTCGTGAAATTCTGGTTAGCTTAGGGATTTCTTCTCCAGAACAATTAGAAGAAGCATTTAAAGACCCAACTATTTCTAGTAGATTTTATCATACATCTACTCACACGATTGACATGTTTATTTATGCACAAGGACTTATCGAGAGAACAAAACAGAATATAATTAAGTTACTAGAGAATCATCCAGATTATGATTGTACAGACTTGGAAGAAACAGCCCATACAACTTTGGCTGGGATTATAAAAAATGGTGTTCCAATTCAAATTGTAACTAGGCCATCTGATAATGGTGAAGTTATTGTTTATTATTCTTCTGAAAAGGACACCTTAGATAGTGACAATTCCGAACTTTGGGTTGACAATGGCGTTGATGAACCACATATTCTTACATTAGGAAGAATCCTTAAAAGTACGGGTATCAATCGAATCCCAATAAATATGAATTAA
- a CDS encoding GIY-YIG nuclease family protein, with protein sequence MNLTVNEILNHHWVSIDLTFDTLNDCKTTVPRQPGLYSISTNTPKETLRQFGHRNDIMHYNLMNKVNASDLIPSKFTINQNGNELYCVYNGHHSNLRQRLSEHFSGSRGTGCLALFELERLREFNWTFKYLVLSNINNYVDSKVYRTFLEQHLRVETGWPILCGQ encoded by the coding sequence ATGAACTTAACTGTAAATGAAATACTAAATCATCATTGGGTTTCAATAGACCTAACATTTGATACTTTAAACGACTGCAAAACTACAGTTCCAAGACAGCCAGGACTGTATTCAATTTCAACAAACACGCCAAAAGAAACACTCAGACAATTTGGACATCGTAATGACATAATGCACTATAATTTAATGAATAAAGTCAATGCCTCTGACCTTATCCCAAGTAAGTTTACCATTAATCAAAATGGTAACGAATTATATTGTGTTTACAATGGACACCATTCTAACTTACGACAGCGTTTATCCGAACATTTTTCAGGTTCAAGAGGAACAGGTTGCTTGGCTCTATTTGAACTTGAACGACTTAGAGAATTTAATTGGACTTTTAAATATTTAGTATTATCTAACATAAATAATTATGTGGACAGTAAAGTTTATAGAACATTTTTAGAACAACATTTAAGAGTAGAAACAGGATGGCCAATACTATGCGGACAATAA
- a CDS encoding winged helix-turn-helix transcriptional regulator, protein MEKKLKIHPASDERCPVRASLTLLSGKWTLMILFQINENVMRYGELKRAVTGISEKMLIQELNMLVENKLVSKKVYPQIPPKVEYRLTELGLKTLPIVDQLAEFGLENLV, encoded by the coding sequence ATGGAAAAAAAATTAAAAATACATCCAGCATCCGATGAAAGATGTCCTGTTAGAGCTTCTTTAACGCTCTTAAGTGGCAAATGGACACTAATGATACTATTCCAAATCAATGAAAATGTGATGCGATATGGTGAACTGAAAAGGGCTGTCACTGGCATTAGTGAAAAAATGCTGATACAAGAGCTTAATATGCTTGTTGAAAACAAATTAGTTAGTAAAAAAGTTTATCCCCAAATTCCACCGAAAGTAGAATATAGATTAACTGAATTAGGTTTGAAAACTTTGCCAATAGTAGATCAACTTGCTGAATTCGGTTTAGAAAATTTAGTTTAA
- a CDS encoding PTS sugar transporter subunit IIBC, translating to MGFTDKKVSIKKAIIALAKNDIEINDTEAAVILDFLYFMSKNYNKPKDGKEVETLKRNRTSKKMPKKVPKQGI from the coding sequence ATGGGTTTCACGGATAAAAAAGTTTCAATTAAGAAGGCAATTATTGCATTAGCAAAAAATGATATTGAGATAAATGATACTGAAGCGGCTGTTATACTAGACTTCCTTTATTTCATGTCAAAAAATTACAATAAACCTAAAGACGGAAAAGAAGTCGAAACCTTAAAGAGAAATCGAACTTCGAAAAAAATGCCGAAAAAAGTACCAAAACAAGGAATTTAG
- a CDS encoding DUF3892 domain-containing protein: MGEYRISGIWKNTNNVITDYAFHTVGETTISRAIKKTKVEAIALLEIRGNSATTWMWDYSRAEWKIGEIVQVINGSNGKYLRSNPDNKLTDNLEHLIDFDWIAP, from the coding sequence ATGGGAGAATACAGAATTTCAGGGATTTGGAAGAATACCAATAATGTAATTACCGATTATGCTTTTCATACTGTCGGTGAAACCACTATTTCGAGAGCTATCAAAAAAACAAAAGTAGAAGCAATTGCGCTTTTAGAAATAAGAGGTAATAGTGCCACAACATGGATGTGGGATTATTCTAGAGCAGAATGGAAAATTGGTGAAATAGTACAAGTGATTAATGGAAGCAATGGAAAATATTTAAGATCAAATCCTGACAATAAATTAACTGACAATTTGGAGCATTTAATCGATTTTGATTGGATTGCGCCATAA
- a CDS encoding cysteine hydrolase family protein yields the protein MSKALIIIDIQNDYFENGAMELVGSFPASENAKLVLSKFRNENLPIVHIQHLSVAPGSVFFLPETKGQEIHENVKPLDGEKVITKYYPNSFKDTDLLDYLKSQNLTELVIAGMMTHMCVDATVRAAKDFDFECTVIGDACASRDLEINGRTVKAEDVHNAFLSALSFFYADVKNTNEFLNS from the coding sequence ATGAGCAAAGCATTAATAATAATAGACATTCAAAATGACTATTTCGAGAATGGAGCAATGGAATTAGTAGGTTCTTTTCCAGCAAGTGAAAATGCCAAACTTGTTTTGTCAAAATTCAGAAATGAAAACCTACCAATCGTTCACATACAGCATCTTTCTGTTGCACCAGGTTCTGTGTTTTTTTTGCCAGAAACCAAAGGGCAAGAAATTCACGAAAATGTAAAACCATTAGATGGAGAAAAAGTAATTACAAAATATTACCCAAACAGTTTTAAAGATACAGATCTTTTAGATTACCTAAAGTCTCAAAACCTTACAGAACTAGTAATTGCAGGTATGATGACACATATGTGTGTTGATGCTACCGTGAGAGCAGCAAAAGACTTTGATTTTGAATGCACTGTAATTGGAGATGCTTGTGCTTCAAGAGATTTAGAAATCAACGGTAGAACGGTAAAAGCTGAAGATGTTCACAACGCATTTTTAAGTGCTTTATCTTTCTTTTATGCTGATGTGAAAAACACGAATGAATTTCTTAATAGTTAA
- a CDS encoding sigma-70 family RNA polymerase sigma factor: MREGKKEPTLKDYNKFSKSLYPQLCVFAYKYLNDLEISKDLVQEIFIKVWEDKTAFQDDDHTTEYFYKAVRNKCFNHLKSKRHLFTERYWEQNIETYETEEFLMYGAVVVETTVIIENAIKTLPDKAAQVIRLSIKDYTNDEIAKKLSTSVNTVKGHKKVAYCKLRNLLGFLRQVLIVIT; this comes from the coding sequence ATAAGGGAAGGAAAAAAAGAACCAACACTTAAGGACTACAACAAATTTTCTAAGAGTCTGTACCCACAGCTATGCGTATTCGCATATAAGTACCTTAATGATTTGGAGATATCAAAAGACCTCGTTCAGGAGATTTTTATAAAGGTATGGGAAGACAAGACTGCTTTTCAAGATGATGACCATACCACTGAATATTTTTATAAAGCCGTGAGGAATAAATGTTTCAACCATCTAAAAAGCAAACGGCACTTGTTTACAGAGCGGTATTGGGAGCAAAATATAGAAACCTATGAAACGGAAGAATTCCTTATGTACGGGGCAGTAGTTGTGGAAACAACAGTCATCATAGAAAACGCTATCAAGACACTGCCAGACAAAGCGGCACAGGTTATTAGACTTAGCATCAAGGACTATACAAATGATGAGATTGCTAAAAAACTGTCCACCTCTGTTAATACAGTTAAGGGCCATAAAAAGGTGGCATACTGTAAATTAAGAAACCTGCTTGGGTTTTTAAGGCAAGTTTTAATAGTTATTACATAA
- a CDS encoding nuclear transport factor 2 family protein, with protein sequence MTAIEVVTAYSIALSQGDIPTAFSHFSPDAKWHQPGNHQFAGTKIGLEAIGKMLGDMMGATQGSLVIKPAGAMMVNGNLVSFPVHFNGKIGEKTVDMNSNDLFEVVDGKIVQVWLFSEDQDVEDEFWN encoded by the coding sequence ATGACAGCAATAGAAGTAGTAACGGCTTATTCAATCGCACTTTCACAGGGAGACATTCCTACAGCATTTTCACATTTTAGTCCTGATGCAAAATGGCATCAACCAGGAAATCATCAATTTGCTGGAACAAAAATAGGGCTTGAAGCCATTGGCAAAATGCTTGGCGATATGATGGGTGCAACCCAAGGTTCATTAGTTATTAAACCTGCTGGAGCAATGATGGTTAATGGAAATTTAGTTTCATTTCCTGTGCATTTTAATGGCAAAATTGGAGAAAAAACTGTAGATATGAACAGCAACGATTTGTTTGAAGTTGTGGATGGAAAAATTGTTCAAGTTTGGTTATTTTCAGAAGACCAAGATGTCGAAGATGAGTTTTGGAATTAA
- a CDS encoding AlbA family DNA-binding domain-containing protein: MELQEQVSSIILQPESEILEYKAVLPPSKSIAQIICSFANTNGGLLILGVSEIGGLKASGLSEDFRATSITHKAIDLLSPRPVADYGYVEYNSKKLFAIRVEKSPVVISLEGKIFERRGDKVVQTNPTNNIFQAGGYDKISAINAILESLKSSTTGSKLRLLEHYQSVLKMIDNLKPLLYPENPSKFTTIKEGKVLSRILFSSVVDNFETYLSDILFEIYLAKPDTLKSEQMVKVEDVLNCSDIQDFITFWAKQKIGKLQKGSVKGFIADNKQIKDLNAINKSVQDDIERILQIRHLYSHRNGIVDDKFLKYFPVGYSYGTEHQMSIEEVLDKIEYLAGIIHKIDDAVIFKYNLSTL; encoded by the coding sequence ATGGAATTACAAGAACAAGTATCATCAATTATATTACAACCTGAAAGCGAAATACTAGAGTATAAAGCAGTATTACCACCCTCTAAATCCATTGCACAAATAATTTGCTCTTTTGCAAATACGAATGGTGGATTACTAATTTTGGGGGTTTCTGAAATCGGAGGACTTAAGGCTTCAGGTTTAAGTGAGGATTTTAGAGCCACTTCAATTACTCATAAAGCAATAGATTTATTATCACCTAGACCAGTAGCAGATTATGGATATGTGGAATACAATAGTAAAAAGCTATTTGCGATAAGGGTTGAAAAGTCTCCTGTTGTAATTTCCCTTGAAGGAAAAATATTTGAAAGACGCGGTGATAAGGTTGTTCAAACAAATCCAACTAATAATATATTCCAAGCTGGAGGATATGATAAAATTTCAGCAATCAACGCAATTTTAGAGTCCTTAAAAAGTAGTACAACTGGTTCCAAGTTAAGACTTTTGGAACATTATCAAAGTGTTTTGAAGATGATTGATAATCTTAAGCCTTTGCTATATCCTGAGAATCCTAGTAAATTTACAACAATTAAAGAAGGGAAAGTTTTATCTAGAATCTTATTTTCTTCTGTAGTAGATAACTTTGAAACTTATTTATCAGACATTCTTTTTGAAATTTATTTGGCTAAACCTGATACTTTAAAATCTGAACAAATGGTGAAGGTTGAAGATGTCTTAAATTGTTCGGACATACAGGATTTTATTACGTTTTGGGCTAAGCAGAAAATAGGGAAGTTGCAAAAAGGTAGTGTAAAGGGTTTTATAGCTGATAACAAACAGATTAAAGATTTGAATGCAATTAACAAATCTGTCCAAGATGATATAGAAAGAATTTTACAAATAAGACATTTATACTCTCACAGAAATGGAATCGTAGATGACAAGTTTCTTAAATACTTTCCAGTAGGATACTCTTATGGAACCGAACATCAAATGTCAATAGAGGAAGTTTTGGACAAAATAGAATATTTAGCTGGTATTATTCATAAGATTGATGATGCAGTAATATTTAAATATAATCTGTCTACACTTTAA
- a CDS encoding restriction endonuclease: protein MSIANKLDWKTYESITKYIYETLGKQSGVTIKGYGSNCKVKGKSGTSHQIDVLTTHSDGIHSYETAIECKYWKKKVNKDVVMKVSSIIEDTGISKGVIVTKSGFTKDGLEYAKFKNIGLVELREPTDKDHESTPKEIEIATLQINLNIRATRPKLLQINLGNNRNLDVQDEFDLFNYFILLREGKRVPFYDYVTDFRLDIADQKEVDIEITKSYKLPESYLFRRGISESIRFDEVTITGKLTQNDYSKGLEFTLVDKVWLLMKSIFEERTFSFSENGLIIEHKKI, encoded by the coding sequence ATGTCTATAGCAAATAAATTAGATTGGAAAACTTATGAATCAATTACAAAATATATCTACGAAACTTTAGGAAAGCAATCTGGAGTTACGATAAAGGGTTATGGTAGTAACTGTAAAGTTAAAGGTAAATCTGGTACAAGTCATCAAATCGATGTATTAACGACACATTCCGATGGAATTCATAGTTATGAAACTGCCATAGAATGTAAATATTGGAAGAAGAAAGTAAATAAGGATGTTGTGATGAAAGTTTCGTCAATTATTGAGGATACTGGCATAAGCAAAGGAGTCATAGTTACAAAGAGTGGTTTTACAAAAGATGGGCTGGAATATGCAAAATTTAAAAATATTGGACTTGTTGAATTAAGAGAACCAACCGACAAAGATCATGAATCTACCCCAAAGGAAATCGAGATAGCAACTTTGCAAATTAATTTAAACATCAGGGCTACTCGTCCGAAACTTTTACAAATCAATCTTGGCAATAATCGCAACTTAGACGTACAAGATGAATTTGATCTGTTCAACTATTTTATTTTACTAAGAGAAGGAAAACGCGTTCCCTTTTATGATTATGTAACTGATTTTCGTTTAGATATAGCAGATCAAAAGGAGGTGGATATTGAAATAACAAAAAGCTACAAACTTCCTGAAAGTTATCTTTTTAGGCGAGGTATAAGTGAAAGCATTCGATTTGACGAGGTTACTATTACAGGGAAATTAACTCAAAATGATTATAGCAAAGGTTTAGAATTTACCCTAGTTGACAAAGTGTGGTTACTAATGAAATCTATTTTTGAAGAACGGACATTTTCTTTTTCGGAAAATGGATTGATTATAGAACATAAGAAAATATAG
- a CDS encoding recombinase family protein, translating to MKTTYLYVRVSTDEQKRKGYSLPEQEDRLLKYCKENNIEVKGIYREDFSAKNFNRPEWKKLMEAIKSNSSKNDKSILFIKWDRFSRNIEYAYEMIGMLRKYRTTAMAIDQPIDFSVPESTVMLAVYLSIPEAENNRRALNTANGIRRAKQMGRYPNRAPLGFINLTTVDGKKIIAPKQPEAGIIRRVFNLLAKNTYTIEEIRQIAYDMGLKCSRSHFFRIIRNSIYCGLIPIKLNSEEQEMIKGTHEPLISEALFYEVQGVITAKRKITSKKDHLKATFFLRGLLVCPICDRRLSGSFSKGTTKRYPYYHCLGRCKTRINALFLNDCYQRKLQQLVISNGAVDLFKLILENCNTNTHKTEYFQNRGQTVRKLNEQELILSKARKLFVADILKLDDYGELKRECHVNSKHLKRELRNINSKLKDIEEKCQLGIRSFVNIFQGFPNLDPADKKYLVNLIPPHRVDFNTGDISLNLDGALSKILVMKGQPKN from the coding sequence ATGAAAACAACTTATCTATACGTCCGAGTAAGTACGGATGAGCAAAAGAGAAAGGGATACTCTTTACCAGAACAAGAAGATCGGTTATTAAAATATTGTAAGGAAAACAATATAGAAGTCAAGGGCATTTATAGGGAAGACTTCTCTGCAAAGAACTTCAACCGACCTGAATGGAAAAAGTTAATGGAAGCTATCAAAAGTAACTCATCAAAGAACGATAAGAGTATATTATTCATTAAATGGGATCGATTTAGCAGGAATATCGAATATGCCTATGAGATGATAGGTATGCTCAGGAAATACAGGACAACAGCAATGGCCATTGATCAACCCATAGATTTTTCTGTACCGGAAAGCACGGTAATGCTTGCCGTTTATCTTTCAATACCTGAAGCGGAAAACAATAGAAGAGCGTTGAACACGGCAAATGGGATCCGCCGTGCAAAACAGATGGGCAGATATCCCAATAGAGCTCCTCTGGGTTTTATTAATCTGACAACAGTGGACGGCAAAAAAATCATTGCGCCCAAGCAACCCGAGGCGGGTATTATAAGACGAGTTTTCAATTTGTTGGCTAAAAACACCTATACGATTGAGGAAATCCGACAGATAGCGTATGATATGGGACTGAAGTGTTCCCGGTCACATTTTTTCAGAATTATACGGAATTCTATCTACTGTGGTCTTATACCCATAAAATTAAACTCTGAAGAACAAGAAATGATAAAAGGAACCCATGAACCATTGATATCAGAAGCATTGTTTTACGAGGTTCAGGGCGTCATTACAGCAAAAAGAAAGATTACCTCCAAAAAAGACCACCTGAAAGCTACTTTTTTTCTTAGAGGTCTTTTAGTGTGCCCTATTTGTGACCGAAGACTTAGTGGAAGCTTTTCTAAGGGAACAACAAAAAGATACCCCTACTACCATTGCCTAGGTAGATGCAAAACAAGAATCAACGCACTTTTTCTTAATGATTGTTACCAGCGTAAACTTCAGCAACTGGTAATTTCAAACGGAGCGGTTGATCTATTCAAACTTATTTTAGAAAACTGTAATACAAACACACACAAAACAGAGTATTTTCAAAATCGAGGTCAGACGGTTAGAAAGCTAAATGAGCAGGAATTAATTCTTTCCAAGGCTCGAAAGTTATTTGTAGCTGACATACTAAAATTAGATGATTATGGCGAATTAAAAAGAGAATGCCATGTCAATTCCAAACATTTGAAAAGGGAGTTACGTAATATTAATAGTAAGTTAAAAGATATTGAGGAAAAATGTCAGTTAGGGATCAGGTCGTTTGTGAATATTTTTCAAGGATTCCCAAATTTGGATCCGGCAGATAAAAAGTATCTTGTCAATCTGATTCCGCCGCATAGAGTTGATTTCAATACAGGGGATATTTCTTTGAATCTGGATGGTGCACTATCAAAAATATTAGTAATGAAAGGACAACCAAAAAATTAA